One bacterium DNA segment encodes these proteins:
- a CDS encoding acyl-CoA dehydrogenase family protein: protein MTSTESVPEFRHELRRWLAAHLTDDLRRERLTMLPENERIAALRRWQQTLAKDRWVAITWPREYGGRAASIAEQIAYVEEMSAADAPEIVNNLGIGIVGPPILAFGSEEQKQRWAPRILTAEDLWCCGFSEPGAGSDLASLRTRATLDGDSFILTGQKVWTTYAQHADWCMVFCRTDPTSSRRNGVSCLLVDMKSPGVTVRPLRQIGGQAEFNELFFEEVRVPRGNLLGELHHGWQIVTSALQNERGIMYVVEMQILLKKQRDQLMRFARERGAHRNPVTRQQLATVYLGVETFRSTCQRTLDKLLRMGMPGPEASIIKLHWTELTQSMPQVGMSILGPAAQLYDVPNPGERADPEFAIQAGFLQAPAASIASGTSEIMRGIIAMQVLGLPR, encoded by the coding sequence ATGACGAGCACCGAGAGCGTTCCCGAATTCCGCCACGAGCTGCGCCGTTGGCTGGCCGCCCATCTCACCGACGACCTGCGCCGCGAGCGGCTGACCATGTTGCCGGAGAACGAACGCATCGCGGCGCTGCGGCGCTGGCAGCAGACCCTGGCGAAGGACCGCTGGGTGGCGATCACATGGCCGCGGGAGTACGGCGGCCGCGCCGCCTCGATCGCCGAACAGATCGCCTACGTCGAGGAGATGAGCGCGGCGGATGCGCCGGAGATCGTGAACAACCTCGGCATCGGCATCGTCGGACCCCCCATCCTCGCCTTCGGCAGCGAGGAGCAGAAGCAGCGCTGGGCGCCGCGCATCCTCACCGCGGAGGATCTCTGGTGCTGCGGCTTCTCGGAGCCGGGCGCCGGCTCGGATCTCGCGTCGCTGCGCACCCGGGCGACGCTCGACGGCGACAGTTTCATCCTCACCGGCCAGAAGGTGTGGACGACCTACGCCCAGCACGCCGACTGGTGCATGGTGTTCTGTCGCACCGATCCGACCTCGAGCCGCCGCAACGGCGTGTCGTGCCTGCTGGTCGACATGAAGAGCCCCGGCGTCACCGTGCGCCCGCTGCGCCAGATCGGCGGCCAGGCGGAGTTCAACGAGCTGTTCTTCGAGGAGGTCCGCGTGCCGCGCGGCAACCTGCTGGGCGAGTTGCACCACGGCTGGCAGATCGTCACCTCGGCGCTGCAGAACGAGCGCGGCATCATGTACGTCGTCGAGATGCAGATCCTGCTCAAGAAGCAGCGCGACCAACTCATGCGCTTCGCCCGCGAGCGCGGCGCCCACCGCAATCCGGTGACCCGCCAGCAGTTGGCGACCGTCTATCTGGGGGTCGAGACGTTCCGCAGCACCTGCCAGCGGACGCTCGACAAGCTGCTGCGCATGGGAATGCCCGGGCCCGAGGCCTCGATCATCAAGCTGCACTGGACCGAGCTGACCCAGTCCATGCCGCAGGTCGGCATGTCGATTCTGGGCCCGGCGGCCCAGCTCTACGACGTGCCCAACCCGGGCGAGCGCGCCGATCCGGAATTCGCCATCCAGGCCGGCTTCCTGCAGGCGCCCGCCGCCAGCATCGCCTCCGGCACCTCGGAGATCATGCGCGGCATCATCGCCATGCAGGTGCTCGGACTGCCTCGCTAG
- a CDS encoding peptidyl-prolyl cis-trans isomerase, with translation MRCLRLPLLHFLLGGVLLFGIARAVRSDAGRDSLRSPVVITAAEIATMRDAYTRETGLQPTAADEAALVDRAVDEELLFRAALARGLDRDRSVRSWLIEQMRILTDDDVSDDDGLYARARALGLDRKDLVVRRIVVQKMRLLAARAGEDAVSEQTLRAFYDRHRDDYRAPDRVSVWHLYVAAARADDAAPLFARARAGALSPAAAVRHGDPFPQPPHLVDQSRQQLVKLFGAAVADAILAAPSGSWVGPLRSPLGVHLFWIEGLVAGAAPPFEAVRGRVLAAWRQEHRAERLTELLRALRDAQPLQVESTAWRERPRA, from the coding sequence ATGCGCTGCCTGCGCCTGCCGCTGCTGCACTTCCTGCTCGGCGGCGTCCTGCTCTTCGGGATCGCGCGCGCCGTGCGCTCCGACGCCGGGCGCGATTCCCTCCGCTCGCCGGTGGTGATCACCGCCGCCGAGATCGCGACCATGCGCGACGCCTACACCAGGGAAACCGGCCTGCAGCCGACGGCCGCGGACGAGGCGGCCCTGGTGGACCGCGCCGTCGACGAGGAGCTCCTCTTCCGCGCCGCGCTGGCGCGCGGACTGGACCGCGACCGCAGCGTCCGTTCCTGGCTGATCGAGCAGATGCGGATCCTCACCGACGACGACGTCAGCGATGATGACGGCCTCTATGCTCGCGCCAGGGCGCTCGGGCTCGACCGCAAGGATCTGGTCGTGCGGCGCATCGTCGTGCAGAAGATGCGCCTGCTCGCGGCGCGGGCCGGCGAAGACGCCGTGAGCGAGCAGACGCTGCGCGCCTTCTACGACCGACACCGCGACGACTATCGCGCCCCCGATCGCGTCAGCGTCTGGCACCTCTACGTCGCGGCGGCGCGCGCCGACGATGCCGCGCCGCTGTTCGCCCGCGCCCGCGCCGGCGCCCTGTCACCGGCCGCCGCGGTGCGGCACGGCGACCCCTTCCCGCAACCGCCACATCTGGTGGATCAGTCGCGGCAGCAGCTCGTGAAGCTCTTCGGGGCTGCTGTCGCCGACGCGATCCTCGCCGCCCCGAGCGGATCCTGGGTCGGTCCGCTGCGCTCGCCGCTCGGCGTCCATCTCTTCTGGATCGAGGGTCTGGTCGCCGGCGCCGCGCCGCCGTTCGAGGCGGTGCGCGGCCGCGTCCTCGCCGCCTGGCGCCAGGAACACCGCGCCGAGCGCCTGACCGAGCTGTTGCGCGCGCTCCGGGATGCACAACCGCTGCAGGTCGAGTCGACGGCCTGGCGGGAGCGGCCCCGGGCATGA
- a CDS encoding DUF3604 domain-containing protein has translation MTTGGFWARKLTLIAVLPPILSAAALAQPGPWARTETRQACASFDKYRQPFFGDTHVHTAYSSDALFAGTREDPRGAYRFAQGQAIGLPPFDAQGNPTRTAQLRRPLDFTAVTDHAEQFGEIAVCQTPGLAGYDSPECVSLRNQLAAPLPPLPSVLPPIPVIQFLLTYGVLNPPARYGWCGPGSDCALQASLVWEDTQDAAEQYYDRTSACAFTTFVGYEWSGQPGGNNLHRNVIFRNQVVPPLPISFMEEPTPQGLWQQLQAQCLDGLTGCDVLAIPHNPNASGGLMFAPVNADGSPLSPSDAFFRAGMEPLVEMNQHKGDSECRPGVGGATDELCGFEKLNRLQLFSPVSDPNQVFPARNYIRNVLKDGLLQEQAIGVNPFRLGLIGSTDDHNATPGAVEEEDYGGFGHIGNRDRNPANMLARVTPAGIESTPGGLAVVWAEENSRDALFAAMRRREVYGTSGTRPMLRFFAGREPGLRCGDPEFVATAYRGGVPMGGEIGPVRGNRSPRFGVLAMRDPGTPGAPGGLLQRAQIVKGWVDGNGQSHEKVFEVAGDPASTATVDTATCQTSGPGAESLCAVWEDPEFDPSQRAFYYARLLENPSCRWSTYLCNTLALDCAQPASVPAEYAECCNPAVAKTIQERAWSSPIWYRPEGLARLRGKLSFGRSPQRDMLQLQVTFGTLPPGFDVRTQDLVIALQDDDEVFRVTVPAGFMQEETPGHFTWRDRAGNLSGVRSLDLKVTPGGPAVLRLRTLPRAFPNADRSDHFMELTIRAGTAEVRTAPLWSATSHRLATRS, from the coding sequence ATGACGACCGGGGGATTCTGGGCGCGGAAGCTGACACTGATCGCGGTGCTGCCGCCGATCCTGTCCGCCGCCGCGTTGGCGCAGCCGGGCCCATGGGCGCGCACCGAGACGCGCCAGGCGTGCGCCAGCTTCGACAAGTACCGCCAGCCGTTCTTCGGCGACACCCACGTGCACACCGCCTATTCGTCGGACGCCCTCTTCGCCGGCACGCGGGAGGATCCGCGCGGCGCCTATCGCTTCGCGCAGGGACAGGCCATCGGGCTGCCGCCGTTCGATGCCCAGGGCAACCCGACGCGCACCGCCCAGCTCCGGCGGCCGCTCGACTTCACCGCCGTCACCGATCACGCCGAGCAGTTCGGCGAGATCGCCGTCTGCCAGACGCCCGGTCTCGCCGGCTACGATTCGCCGGAGTGCGTCAGTCTGCGCAACCAGCTCGCCGCGCCGCTGCCGCCGCTGCCGAGCGTCCTGCCGCCCATCCCGGTGATCCAATTCCTCCTCACCTACGGCGTCCTCAACCCGCCGGCCCGCTACGGCTGGTGCGGCCCGGGCTCGGACTGCGCGCTGCAGGCGTCGCTGGTGTGGGAGGACACCCAGGACGCCGCCGAGCAGTACTACGACCGCACGTCGGCCTGCGCGTTCACCACCTTCGTCGGCTACGAGTGGAGCGGCCAACCGGGCGGCAACAACCTCCATCGCAACGTCATCTTCCGCAACCAGGTGGTGCCGCCGCTGCCGATCTCCTTCATGGAGGAGCCCACGCCGCAGGGCCTCTGGCAGCAGCTCCAGGCCCAGTGTCTCGACGGACTCACCGGCTGCGACGTGCTCGCCATCCCGCACAACCCGAACGCCAGCGGCGGCTTGATGTTCGCGCCGGTGAACGCCGACGGCAGCCCGCTCTCCCCCTCGGACGCCTTCTTCCGCGCCGGCATGGAACCGCTGGTGGAGATGAACCAGCACAAGGGCGATTCGGAATGCCGCCCCGGCGTCGGCGGCGCCACCGACGAGCTCTGCGGATTCGAGAAGCTCAACCGCCTGCAACTGTTCAGCCCGGTGTCCGATCCGAACCAGGTCTTCCCGGCCCGCAACTACATCCGCAACGTCCTCAAGGACGGCCTGCTCCAGGAACAGGCCATCGGCGTCAACCCGTTCAGGCTCGGCTTGATCGGCAGCACCGACGACCACAACGCCACGCCGGGCGCGGTCGAGGAGGAGGATTACGGCGGCTTCGGCCACATCGGCAATCGCGACCGCAATCCCGCCAACATGCTGGCGCGCGTGACCCCGGCCGGCATCGAGAGCACCCCCGGCGGCCTCGCCGTCGTGTGGGCGGAGGAGAACTCGCGCGACGCGTTGTTCGCCGCCATGCGCCGGCGCGAGGTCTATGGCACCAGCGGCACGCGTCCGATGTTGCGCTTCTTCGCCGGCCGCGAGCCCGGCCTGCGCTGCGGCGACCCCGAGTTCGTCGCCACCGCGTACCGCGGCGGCGTGCCCATGGGGGGCGAGATCGGTCCGGTGCGCGGCAACCGCAGTCCGCGCTTCGGGGTCCTGGCGATGCGCGATCCCGGCACGCCGGGCGCGCCCGGCGGCCTGCTGCAGCGGGCGCAGATCGTCAAGGGCTGGGTCGACGGCAACGGCCAGTCGCACGAGAAGGTGTTCGAGGTCGCCGGCGATCCGGCATCGACCGCCACCGTCGACACCGCGACCTGCCAGACCAGCGGGCCGGGGGCCGAGTCCCTCTGCGCCGTCTGGGAGGATCCCGAATTCGATCCGTCGCAGCGCGCGTTCTACTACGCCCGCCTGCTCGAGAACCCGAGCTGCCGCTGGAGCACCTACCTCTGCAACACCCTCGCCCTCGACTGCGCGCAGCCCGCGTCGGTGCCGGCCGAGTACGCCGAGTGCTGTAACCCGGCGGTCGCCAAGACCATCCAGGAGCGCGCCTGGTCGTCGCCGATCTGGTACCGACCGGAGGGTCTGGCGCGTCTACGCGGCAAGCTCTCCTTCGGTCGCAGCCCGCAGCGCGACATGCTGCAGTTGCAGGTGACGTTCGGGACCCTCCCGCCCGGTTTCGACGTCCGGACCCAGGATCTGGTCATCGCCCTGCAGGACGACGACGAGGTCTTTCGCGTCACCGTACCGGCCGGGTTCATGCAGGAGGAGACCCCGGGCCACTTCACCTGGCGCGATCGCGCCGGCAACCTGAGCGGGGTCCGCAGCCTCGATCTCAAGGTGACGCCGGGCGGCCCCGCGGTCCTGCGCTTGCGCACCCTGCCGCGCGCGTTCCCCAACGCCGACCGCAGCGACCATTTCATGGAGCTGACGATCCGGGCCGGCACGGCGGAGGTCCGCACCGCGCCCCTCTGGTCGGCGACCAGCCACCGCCTGGCGACGCGGAGCTGA
- a CDS encoding HupE/UreJ family protein gives MKFLRLAGALLATIAATLPLSDAARGHGLEPALLALRERAPGRFEVTWKSSKLRLPGAEVRPTLPDRCRQTADAPQATDDGDRIRLRWVVDCGTAGLAGQTIGVADLDVATIDALLRIERLDGSHVETVLTAHHPSWTAPQDPTREELVRHFARLGGEAAIASLDRLLLLLGLLLLLAATPRRLLQAAAAFALGHAAAVALIGIGALTAAARSLDLGIAAAILFVALELTRSPLSARRRSAWLVGLLFGALSGAACATSLADSSAASLDAPLAVFAFTAGVALPQLAPLLLALAFGGILARRRPRAATLATRCAAYAMGILAVFWCLERVTA, from the coding sequence ATGAAGTTCCTCCGCCTCGCCGGCGCGCTACTGGCGACGATCGCCGCCACGCTGCCGCTGTCCGACGCGGCGCGCGGCCACGGCCTCGAACCGGCGCTGCTGGCGCTGCGCGAGCGCGCCCCGGGGCGCTTCGAGGTGACGTGGAAATCGTCGAAGCTCCGCCTCCCGGGAGCGGAGGTTCGCCCCACCCTGCCCGACCGCTGTCGCCAGACCGCCGACGCGCCGCAGGCGACCGACGACGGCGACCGCATCCGCCTGCGCTGGGTCGTCGACTGCGGGACCGCCGGGCTCGCCGGACAGACCATCGGTGTCGCCGACCTCGACGTCGCCACCATCGACGCGCTGCTGCGCATCGAGCGGCTCGACGGCAGCCACGTCGAGACCGTGCTCACGGCCCATCACCCGAGCTGGACGGCGCCCCAGGATCCGACCCGCGAGGAGCTCGTGCGCCACTTCGCGCGCCTCGGCGGGGAAGCCGCGATCGCCAGTCTCGACCGGTTGCTGCTGCTGCTGGGCCTGCTCCTGCTCCTGGCGGCCACGCCCCGGCGACTGCTGCAGGCCGCCGCCGCCTTCGCGCTCGGCCACGCCGCCGCCGTCGCCCTGATCGGCATCGGCGCGCTCACCGCCGCGGCGCGGAGCCTCGACCTCGGCATCGCCGCGGCGATCCTCTTCGTCGCCCTCGAGCTGACGCGATCGCCACTGAGCGCCCGCCGCCGCTCCGCCTGGCTGGTCGGGCTGCTCTTCGGCGCCCTGTCCGGCGCCGCCTGCGCCACCTCGCTCGCCGACAGCAGCGCGGCCTCGCTGGATGCCCCGCTGGCGGTGTTTGCCTTCACCGCCGGCGTGGCCCTCCCACAGCTCGCCCCGCTCCTGCTCGCCCTGGCGTTTGGCGGCATCCTGGCGCGCCGTCGCCCGCGCGCCGCCACGCTGGCGACCCGGTGCGCCGCCTACGCCATGGGAATCCTGGCCGTCTTCTGGTGCCTGGAGCGCGTCACCGCGTGA
- a CDS encoding response regulator transcription factor, whose amino-acid sequence MSSESFDHLDSAPSEPSPTVYVVDDDPAMRSSLRWLIESVGLAVCTCGSAREFLATYRDNGPGCLVLDVRMPGMSGLDLQAELVRQSIEIPILIITGYAEVPLAVRAMKAGAFDFIEKPFSDQTLLDRIRAAVARDEVTRRRRTVREQIEARMRLLTQRERDVLDRVIAGKSNKVIAAELNLSMKTVEVHRAHVMEKLRATSLADLIRLVLLAEGNEPENASSTSGRSGGADVH is encoded by the coding sequence ATGAGCAGCGAATCCTTCGACCACCTCGACAGCGCGCCGTCCGAGCCGAGCCCCACCGTGTACGTCGTCGACGATGATCCGGCGATGCGCTCGTCGCTGCGCTGGCTGATCGAGTCGGTCGGCCTGGCGGTCTGCACCTGCGGCAGCGCGCGCGAGTTTCTGGCGACCTATCGCGACAACGGCCCCGGCTGTCTCGTCCTCGACGTCCGCATGCCCGGCATGAGCGGTCTCGACCTGCAAGCGGAGCTGGTCCGCCAGAGCATCGAGATCCCCATCCTCATCATCACCGGCTACGCCGAGGTGCCGCTCGCGGTGCGGGCGATGAAGGCGGGGGCCTTCGACTTCATCGAGAAGCCGTTCAGCGACCAGACCCTGCTCGATCGCATCCGCGCCGCGGTGGCGCGCGACGAGGTGACGCGACGACGCCGCACCGTCCGCGAGCAGATCGAGGCGCGCATGCGTCTGCTGACGCAGCGCGAGCGCGACGTGCTCGACCGGGTGATCGCCGGCAAGAGCAACAAGGTGATCGCCGCCGAGCTCAACCTGAGCATGAAGACCGTCGAGGTGCACCGCGCGCACGTGATGGAGAAGCTGCGGGCGACCTCACTGGCCGATCTCATTCGCCTGGTGCTGCTCGCCGAGGGCAACGAGCCCGAGAACGCGTCGTCGACGTCTGGCAGGTCCGGCGGCGCCGACGTGCACTGA
- a CDS encoding TetR/AcrR family transcriptional regulator, with the protein MAGRLVRQGGWNALSMQGLAAAAGLSRQTVYEHFASAEDLSVATLVHLFERAYEATAIIVRDGTEPTTTLAAAYDLFLDLPAEERRALRALASDSDGGRRGLGRAKRRLRSRIAELWTPYVRHLTGLDAAEATALTWMLITAGWGLADSIAEGTLSRRRGRELFVRFAVQTLKTWRAPASPD; encoded by the coding sequence GTGGCGGGTCGACTGGTCCGTCAGGGCGGCTGGAACGCGCTGTCGATGCAGGGACTCGCGGCGGCCGCGGGGCTCAGCCGCCAGACGGTGTACGAACATTTCGCCAGCGCCGAGGATCTCTCGGTCGCGACGCTCGTACACCTCTTCGAACGCGCCTACGAGGCGACCGCGATCATCGTCCGTGACGGCACCGAGCCGACGACCACCCTCGCCGCCGCCTACGACCTCTTTCTCGACCTGCCGGCGGAGGAACGCCGCGCCCTCAGGGCGCTGGCGAGCGACAGCGATGGCGGCCGCCGCGGCCTCGGGCGCGCCAAACGCCGCCTGCGCAGCCGCATCGCCGAGCTCTGGACACCGTACGTTCGCCACCTGACGGGCCTCGACGCCGCCGAGGCGACGGCCCTCACCTGGATGCTGATCACCGCCGGGTGGGGACTGGCCGACAGCATCGCCGAAGGCACCCTGAGCCGGAGGCGCGGGCGCGAGCTGTTCGTCCGCTTCGCCGTGCAGACGCTGAAGACCTGGCGCGCGCCGGCGTCACCTGACTGA